ACTGgaactcattatttttttcatattgagtttttttttagaaggataTTAATATTGGGTTAGTAGAACACTCGATCTAACatttattaaattgataatgttccttcaaaaatttaaagaattacCCAAAAACAGCTCGCGATACCGGATTACCTGAACTAGTGTTTCCAATTGGGAAAAATTAGTCATCACATATCTATATAAGTCTCTATTCATACTATGATTTGAGAAGAAAGAGCGTTACTTTTTTTGTACTAAATAATTACTCAATATCatagataaataaatttttggaattttcataGTAAAATGCCTAAATAAGGAATTAGAAATACAGTTTTAAATGAACTGAAACGAACTTAGtattaaaaattgataatggtttatttaattttattttaaattcaatttgaGTTCATACTAGCTTATATATATGTTCAACTTCAAACTTTGTTCATCAGCCATTTGCTAAACTAAATTATTGCaaaactaaattatattttgcCCGAGCAATAATGCATGCGCAGATTCTACGTACATGCCCACAAGCATGACAGTGGCTGGCAGACAATAACTGTTAAGGTTATAAATCAATGGTATACAGAGCAGGGAGCATAGAATTGCAGATCGATAGATGATGCACTATGGGTCGGAACTCGGAAGTTTCTCGTTGTATTTATCTATAATCAAGTGTCCGTTAgacaaaaagttttttatttttttttaattttttttaaaaaaattaatttttatctttctataacccatttaacataaaaactatatatcttgattcttgatttaTACTTAGCAAATGGCTGATGAACAAAGTTTGAAGTTGAACATATATATAAGCTAGTATGAACtcaaattgaatttttaaaataaaattaaataaaccatTATCAACTTTTAATATACTACATAAATTGTCACATTTTTTatcacaattattttatataggTTGTGATTGACTTTTTTTCACTTTCACatggatttattattttttcttcaccatttATATTCTATCACTTAGATGTACAGTTGTGGCATAGATTGTATCATTTTATGTGATCTtagaatttttcattttcttctttgcaGGAAAAAGTacacattaatttatatatatatatatatatatctgataATGTgaataataagtaataaaataataaaggtaTGTACAAATAAGAGTTCAAAAAGCTTATCACttaaattgttataaaaaaatattatgaattttttttggtatatgcTAATTGGAATGTATAAATTATTGCATttcacaaccaaacaaaattcCAATAATGGTCGACCATTAACCGAGAAGATTCCTTGGCCCCAACAAAGATGAAAAGGCGTtgaataataaaagtaataattaaaaccaacaaaagtaagaaattattattattttaaataaaacagtaaaaagaaattattcatgcataaaaagttaaaagcaaTGTTCatagaaagaaatttttatgAACTTAATTAAAGAACGTCTTAATATCCTATTCGGCTATTTATCTAAGTAACTTGACCTAACTTTTATCAAAAACAGATATTGCCTAATCACAAGATACCTAAGATTACATGAattgttatgaatttttttttttttttttttttttacaagatagaatttttactctagtctaatctaagtatataagtgtatatgtatatgaaaCTTTTTCCTAAAGACTTGAACCTTGATCCTTGCCTCCCAGATCCTATAAGcatttatacttatggagtaATCACCGCACCAAAAATGCACGTTGGTATTGTGAAAAATCTTGAGTGCCTATCATCAGTACTCTCCATTAAATACTATCCTAATAGGTTGAGTGGGTCACCAAAGTCAGGtcttctttttctaatttaGTATACTATTGATTCATTGAAAGCTTGTGATGGCTTGGATCCCCAAAGCCAACCTAAAGATTAGAAAACtctaaaaagagtaaaatgaCTCGCAACTTCCCCTCTTTCTCACACATACACGCAATTCCCTACCCTTGAACTTCTATATAAAGAAAGCAATGCTCATGCTTTTACTCTCACACCAAAAAGCTTAACTTATGCACTCACTCTTTTGTGTGTGACAAAAAGATAGAGCTAGCAAAAAGAGAGATCATTATAGTGTTTGATAGTAAGTACACAATGGTCCAAGCAAAGAAAATTGTAGAGGAGGTGTCTGGTTGGTTGAGAGTCTATGATGACGGCTCAGTCGACCGAACTTGGACTGGACCCCCAGATGTCAAGTTCATGGCTGAACCAGTCCCTCCACACCATGAATTCGTGGATGGTGTAGCCACACACGATGTCAAAAACTCTGGCAAACTCAGAGCTCGGATTTACCTTCCAGAGAAAAACCCAGATGAAGAAAACGTCAAATTTCCAATCCTGCTTCACTTCCATGGTGGTGGTTTTTGCATTAGCCAAGCTGATTGGTACATGTACTACAACATGTACACTCGTATGGCACGTTCAGCTAGAGTGATTTGTGTCTCAGTTTATTTACGCCTTGCTCCTGACCACCGTTTGCCAACAGCTATTGATGATGGCTATTCAGCTCTCCTTTGGCTGAGTTCTTTGGCTAAAGGTGAATCACATGAGCCTTGGCTCAATAAAAACGCTGATTTCAACCGTGTGTTCCTTATTGGAGATAGCTCAGGAGGGAACATTGTTCATGAAGTGGCTGCAAGAGCTGGGAAAATTGATCTGAGTCCTTTGAGACTTGCTGGAGCAATTCCAATCCACCCTGGTTATGTGAGATCAGAGAGGAGTAAGTCTGAGTTAGAGCAACCTCAATCACCGTTTCTTACACTGGATATGGTGGACAAGTTTTTGAGCTTAGCATTGCCTTTGGGGTGCAACAAAGACCATCCCATAACGTGTCCAATGGGCCAAGCAGCGCCACCACTAGAGGGGCTCAATTTGCCACCTCTTTTGCTTTGCATAGCTGAGAAGGACTTGATTTTAGACACTGAGATGGAGTACTATGAGGCTTTGAAGAAGGCAAATAAGGATGTGGGGCTTTTGACTAGTCCTGGAATGGGTCACAGTTTCTACCTTAACAAAATTGCTGTGGACATGGACCCAAATACGGCTGCTCAAACAACTGGTCTTATTGCAGGAATCACTGAATTTGTCAATAaacattaaataattttgtatctATATATGTTAtgtaatatttatgttttgctAGTTTGCACTTTGTGAGAGAGATCAATACTCACAGAGATGTGCACACAAGATCACCCCTAAGGTTAATTGCTTTTGCCTATGAGTTTCtagtttaatataaataaatatccaTGTTCATATTTTGGTGGTTGcaaaatttattacataatattATTCTCATTAAGTTAAATAGTTATTTACTACTCATACGTactcatttgaatttattaaaaataataaatcaaaattcGTGCTATTCACTGTGCATACATAACATTGTGTAATTGGTTTAACATAGTTATCATAAATTGGCACGTATTGCAAAAACTATGTGCGCAAAAATGAGCCAAAACAGTGTGTGTGAATTAGACATTGTCCTCGCTAATAAATTCTTCAAAATACTGAGGAAAGTGACATTTCACCTTCATTTCAAATGATGGAGTTTCCGGTACATGCACATGCCGACGcaagaattttattttgggctCGTTTTTCCCAATCTTCGAGGACTGTCGTGTGTTTGGAATTTAGTTGTAAGGTTTAAATCTACTTCTCTTCTGTGAATAGTGACAAATTGGTATTTGGTTAAACTTAGAAAGGACCATAGCTCATCAATGATTATGAAACTTCAGCACCGTACCTCATAACAATGTGGCAGTGGTTGTATGCATCAAGAGCTACCACTTTATTTTGTTGCCCCCTGAATAGAGCTTGCACTTATTTGAATGAATGTTACATGCAATTACAGAATATATATTGTCTTGATACAAAATAATATGGTTGAGAATGTGACAATTATGAGCTTCTTCTAGATTCAACCTAAAAGATTAGGACTTAATTAGTCATTGTTTATGCTCTATAGTTTATACCCTCAAACTTATATATGCAAACTTTGCATTAGCAGGGTCTTTTAAAAAGTACTTTATACTTACGTATCAGTTTCATATAGGAGAAGTTATATCATGTACTGATAaggggttgtttggattttcaattttcatcacccATAACCTTGTTTCCATCACTTATAACTCAAAACTGGTGGGTCCCATGACTGTTTGgcttgtttggatttgttttcagtttttgtttccattactcaattctctgatttttgagtgatgagttatgaaaattgaaaacaacctttaaatgtttttgaattatggaaacagagttatgatgACATTTTTGTAAATACACACATATTTTATGGACCCACAGCATGTAAGTAGTCAAATTGGtctggtcttttttttttttttttttttcctttcacgttgggtggtcttcttcttcttcttctttttatttatttattttttcttttcatctggtcttgtcttcttcatctttttttctttttttttttccttcttttatttccttttcacattgggtttctagtttttttttttttttactacgtTGTCTGGGCTTGGTTTCTCTATTtcacttcttcttctattttttttttcttcacattgggtttttgggtttgctttcttttttctttttttttttcacaggaTTTGGTGAATTTGGGTACTGGggattgaaagaaaaaaagaacagaaaaaaaaaaagtaaaagttgtACCAAGTTAATCAATGCGTCtcacaaaaagtaaaattttttaaattatcaaaattggAAACAAATGTCAAACATGCCACCTTATGAAGTTGTGGTACTTTTATTGATAAGTGATGAGTTATaaagtgataagtgatgagtaatgattttttaaaaactaaacagCCTCTCACAAGACCCACCAATTGTGAGAGAGTAGAAACATATATGGAGTATATTTTTCCCTCATATAGAGCACATGGAAACAGGTGcatggtatatatataatatctaaacCCATACCCATAGTACTATAGCTTTTGTCTCGGGACTTGTGAGGGCCACAATTTTTTAGAAGCACGGGGCCGCACGGCCACTCAAATTGTGTGATTCGGATTGGGCAAAGCTACGGAGTAAGTAGGTATGGGACTAATCATTgaacattttatataaaattaatctCTGGAAGCAAAAACAATTACCTTCTGTTGAGAATAACACCTTCTTCCATGACAAATTGACAATGCTCATGtaagaaggaaaatgaaagataatgtgatatttaaacaaaaaaaaaatcaaaagaaagaaatatattatGGTAGAATAtctaactgtttttttttttttagataaaaatctAACTGTTTTTTAATCTAACGTATAAACATTTTCAAATGCTTATTGGGGtgaaatttctttatttatctatattaatagtttttttttttagtgagcATTCATAATCTAGGAAGTATACagacatttcatttaaaatgttgGGCTATTATCATATTCATGTCGCACTTGTGTCATACCGGTTgtttcatgttataatttttcaaaaattgctcgtGTCATTGTGTTGTACCGGTACCCGTACTCATGTCTGTATTCATGCTTCTTAGTCCATAAGAATAAATATTCAGATTTGTGATTTCTGAATTAGAGACTCAGGTAGATTATACAGtatctatatgtgtgtgtgtgaactGCGAACACAATGCTAGAGTAACTGAGTTGGGCTGCGACGTCAAGACAATTGCATGACATTATTGAAACGAAAGCATAATGTGTGTTATTGTGATGTCTGTTACCATTGGCTTTTTTACACGTGAAGAGGTAATGATTTCACACAGGAGTACAGACACAGAGTACTACTCCATTCATTCAGGCATAAACATTATTGAAACGATCAAACGAAGGATAATGAGAGAGGCCTTGAAATCAATGGAAGAATATATGTGGAACAAAGCAAAGCACTGACTATATGACACATAAATGTTGTCACGCTAGCTGTCTTATCATGGCTTTATTATTTGAGTACCATAAATGTAACACACTAATTTGCGCATATCCAATTAGCAAAATAGTGAATGGTCTACATAAAGTGATGATAACAAcacaaggtaaaaaaaaatgttcatcaTTGCAGCCACACAACTTAACAAGTTATAAAATTGAGTGTGTTATTAATTATTCTTAGAATTATTTTAAAAGGTATGCTGCCCCAAGTTCgttatgtaattaaaaaaaaaaaaggcaatgtcacaaacacaaaaaaataaaaataaaaacacaacagataaattgaaaagattttactaatttttatatCAATCCACTAttgacattattattttttacctaCTACTAATAATCAGTCACATCATTTGAGGgtgaaattttttgtcaaattttccTTAGCTAtaaatttctctaaaaaaaagttaaacacaaataaaacttcatttttcctttggattcaaaacctaatatatatatatatatagggaatATTCGTCATCCACGTGCTAACTCGTCACCTATATGCTCATTTGTCACCTACACACTCATGTATCATCTACATGTTCACTCGTCACTTACATGCTCACGTGTCACCTATATGCTCACAATCTTAACTACTTttctctaaaattaatataaaagaatTCCATTGTCACATAAAGCTTTCATTATTTGTAGTCAATTATAGCCAACTGCATCGACTTTACGAGGCAACTTCATCACGATTCAAGTGAAATTACTACGTTCTTTctgcttttttatttctttctcttttgaatGAACTGAgttcttgtttatatatatgttcgAATCCACTGTATGGACAATTTTAATTTACTCAAAAAGACCTTGACTCACTCTTACTTGGACAATCTTTTTCACTACTGCCAGCCCAATCAAAATAACGACAACACAAAGAAAAGCCAAAGCTtatttattatacatatttaGAAATCCTTTGGGTCCTTCTTTATATTGGCTTGAATATGACTAGCATACTCCAAGCCAATTTCCTGACAAATTCGACCAAGGTACCATACAATTTTGTCATAAAGTGGAATGTGATTGCTACTACTGCACTTTACTTTTTGGTTTTCTAAATTTCATGTTAATAATAACTGTTTGACAATTCAATTCCCACtataaaatatattcaaaaaaaaaaatcccactaaAAATTTACTACTATTCTGTGAGCTATATTTTAGTGTGTTATAGCTTTTTCATTGGTTAATGTAAAATGgtataattgcaaaaattttaccaaatataactcaaaaaattatcTACGTCATTTTGTCTAAAATTTTGCATATCTTATCCACATGTATAGCTATAGTACTTGTGTAAATATATGGCTATTGTTCATGTGTTAAaagcatattttatttatttctcaatttatttCTTTGGTTGGTGTATGTAGGTGTGAGTGATGTGACGTGGgtgtttaattaaaaaagatgtAGTGatgtgaatgaaaaaatgaatattttattaaaatagctTTTAGAATAGATAATTGGAAGATGTAAGAGCTTTTAAAAAGTGGttgagtaaaataaaaaaaatatgtttttatgctaaaatatacatatttgtTTTGCACaaattgtgaatgctcttagtatttgtaggggcaaaggcccaaaatcacacaatgggccttgggccccatacCGGATGGTCAACTATGTCCGAGGAGAGGGCGTAGATACTAAAAGGGCATCCGGCCCAGTTCTTGTGGGCTTGAAGATGTTTAGAAGGCGGTCCGAGAAAGAATGTTTCCTCGAACATAACAAATAGGGCTCAAACATGCATTCTGCCTACTAGAAGGACCCACCTCAACGGACATTAGTAACAAGGATGAGTCCCACAGGCCCGTAGGAAGGAAGAAAGCGTAGGGTGTCCAAGGAGAGGCTACAgttgccacattaaatgcattgcggctacttttctagccgcattaatgtggaggggacctgtgaacagtgctaccttggctaccaccactcacagaaagatagggggatgtccgatgggacaagcactcaagtgagGGTctagataatcaacaagtgtaaggccttGATGGCTTCAAGAGGACTATATAAGAAAAGggagtccccatgaagaaggggaCAGAGAAAAAAGGAAACTAGAACAGAAGAACGGTGCAAGAACCATAGTCTTTGAACAGGGACCCGTGTACATTCCTCGCGTCTCCTCGGACTGAGAATCTATGGACGTGAAGGGGATTTTcttactttcaatttttgtatgGCCCAACTTTAGCTAGAATACACTTCGTTAAGACCTAGTTCtatagcccactctctataaattcattgtttcgggGGCTCTTTGGACCAGAACCCCATACCTGTTGGGCCTGGGCTctaaattgtgaccctacaattggcaccgtttgtggggagaacttgtgcCTCAGCAGGTGAGACCGTtagaaatggaaggatcaggttTGCGCCAAACGGGACCCGTAGACTCTCAACGGCAGGACAACCTTCTGAACCTTGAACGGGAAAGAGATCAAGACAAGCGACGAGAGGGTAGCATAAATACCTCCCACATGAGCAGaagtcgctcgaaagggaaaggTCATGCATCCCAAAAGCGGGACGACAATAGGGCTCTACAGCAAGAAATCAACGACCTGAAGAGGAAGTTGCGCCGAGCGCAGCGAAGGCGACCTTCCCCCAGTCCGGACACCAACAATGAAGAGGACAATGAGTACAGGTGAAGGTCGAGAACCCCACCAAATGAAAGcttctcctatgaggaagagcaaCCTCACAAACGCGGCCACAAAAGTTCGTCTTACAAGGGCCTAGCAAACGACGCCATGAGCAAGGTCCTGGATCGCATCTCTCAGTCACCCTTCACGCGCAGGATAGAGGGGGCTGAACTTCCTCGGCAGTTCCACCAACCCACTTTTGCCATATATAATGGTCGGACGGATCTCGTAGAGCACGTAAGCCATTTTAACCAGAGGATGGTTGTCCATTCTAGAGACGAAGTGTTGATATGCAAGGTGTTTCCGTCCAGTTTGGGAcccatggcgatgagatggtttgacagCCTCAAGCCAAACTCCataaattcttttaagtagctAACCCAGGCTTTCGATTCTCGCTTCATAACGAGCAACAGGGAAAGCTGAGACATCTCTTGCATTATCCCGTCGGACGACAAAAGCAGACGAGCGTCGAGGCAAGGCAAAGCACCTTGAGACCGCTTAttggcacgataaatgtcattcttgcggCTCTAGGAAGAACCGGCTCCCATCCTTTCAGAGTGATGTCAGTGGCTCGACTCCCTGCTAAAGCTGACGATCGTGAGTCTAAGAGGGCTAAAGGGATGGCCTCGCCCATACTCGGATTCTCGGATGAGAATAAAGTTGGAACCATCCAGCCTCACGATGATGCTCTAGTCGTCACACTCAGGATTGGGGGatatgacgtgaagagggtgctAGTTGATCAGGGCAGTACCGTGGAGGTAATGTACCCCGACTTGTACAATGGGCTAAAGCTGAGACCAGAAGACCTGACAGCATACGACTCCCCTTTAGTAAGTTTTGAAGGGAAAACTGTTACTCTGAAAGGCCAGATTAGGCTGCCTATACAAACAGGCTCGAACatagtggaggtggacttcatagtTGTGGACGCATATTCGCCCTACACCGCCATTGTAGCCAGACCGTGGCTTCATGCCCTAGGAGCTATATCCTCAACCTTACACCAAAAGGTGAAGTACCCGTCGGAGGGTCAAGTCAAAGAAGTGATAGGGGACCAAGCCATGGCTCGGCAATGCATGGTGTTCACCATCTCGCGACGACCGAGTACCGAGCCCTCTACCTCTGCCGAGAATGGCTTATAGCAATTAACAGCCCCAGTCCTGGCCCCGGGTGGTGGGGGACCTGCCGAGGAGGCGAGTTGTGAGGATTTGGAAAAAGTTCTTGTGGGTTTCGATTCGGAAAGATTTTTTCATGTTGGCTCGGAATTGCCGCCCCAAGAGAAGGAAAAGctaattgattttctcaaagAGAATGtggacgtgtttgcatgggatgCCTACAAGGCTCCGGGGGTCGATCCGAATTTCATTTGCCATCATCTTAATGTTAGTCCGGCCGTTACGCCTAAGAAACAACCTTCTCGGCAACCGTCGAAAGAGCATGCGGATGCGGTGAGGGAGGAGGTGATGAAATTAaagaaagcaggggctatcaaagaagttttctaCCCTGAGTGACTGGCCAATACAgttgtggtgaagaagaagagtgggaaaTGGCGAGTCTGTGTGGACTTTACGGACCTGAATAAGacctgcccgaaggatccttttCCTATGGCTCAGATAGATCGATTGGTGGATTCGACCGTGGGACACTCTCGAATGATACCAGGCCGCCGATGACCAAGAAAAAATGGCTTTTGTCACCCCCattggaaactaccactataaagtgatgccttttggcttGAAGAATGCCAGGTccacctaccaaaggatgatgaccaggatgtttgaactACAGATGGGCAAGAGCATCGAAGtctatatagacgacatggtggtgaagagtaagtTGGTGTCCGATCACTTGAGGGACCTCAACGATATCTTTGAAATCCTGAGAAAGTACAGGTTGCACCTAAACGCGTCTAAATGTTCGTTCAGAGTGGGATCAGGGAAATTCTTAGGTTATATGGTGACCCACAAAGTTATTGAAGTCAGCCCCGACCGGATTAGAGCTATCCACAGCATGCAGCCCCCTTGGAACCCcaaggaggtccaaaagctcACCAACATGATTGCCGCCTTGAACCGTTTTATCTCTCGTTCGGTCGATAGGTGTAGgcctttctttctcttattaaacaagtggaaagagtttgAGTGGATTGAAGAATGCGACTTAGCCTTCCAGCAGCTCAAAGAGTATCTATCTCAGCCACCAATCATGTCTAGTCCTGAAGCCGACAATGTGTTATTTGCCTACATTGCCATGGCCCCTCACGCAGTGAGCCTAGTGTTGATCCGAATGGACAATGGCATACAACGGCCTGTCTACTAAGTGAGCAAGTCGTTGCACGAGGCAGAGATCCGTTACCTCACCCTGGAAAAGGCCATCCTGGCAGTCGTACAAGCCATGcgaaagctcccccactatttccaAGCGCACACTGTTATTGTATTAACCCAACTCCCGCTCAAGTCAATACTCCGAAATGTCGATTACACAGGGAGAATAGCTAAGTGGGGGACTATTCTTGGCACCTTCGACATTAGGTACATGCCTCGCAGCGCTGTGAAGGGCCAAGTCCTCGCAgatctggtagctgaatttgcTGAACCCTCACCAGAAGAAAGGGGAGGGATGCCAAGCACAGACGGAAAATTGATCGACACAGTCTCTAAGTAAGGGCCCACCTGTTGGAAAGCATATGTTGACGGCACAGCAAATCAAAGGGGCTCTTGGGTGGGGCTCGTCCTGATTTCCTCCGAGGGGATTACCATTGAGAAATCACTAAGGCTAGGCTTTTCGACCACAAATAACGAGGCAGAATATGAGGCCCTGTTGGAAGGAATGTCTATGGTCGAGAAATTGGGTGGGAAATCCATAAACATGTTTTCGGACTCAAGGCTTGTTGTAGGACAAGTAAATGGGGAATTAGAGGCaagggatgaaagaatgcaagagtacttGGTCCAAACAAAGCGCTTACGGGCGCGTTTTGACTATTTTAGCCTAGCGCATGTATCCAGGAGCGGAAACACCCATGCCGATTCTCTTGCCACGCTAGCCACCTCCTCGACACAATACCTACCTCGAGTTATACTCGTGGAAGATCTACACAAGCCCTCGATGTTGAAGGCCGAGTCGATGCATGTTCACAGCGTCAGGGCagggcctagctggatggatccttTAATACTGTTTTTAAAGGAGAATGTCTTACCCGAAGAGAAAAGCGAGGCCGAAAAGATTAGAAGAAAGGCTTCTCGATTCTGGCTGTCCGAGGACTCGAAACTATATAAGTGCTCATTTTCAGGACCGTACTTGCTATGCGTACACCCGGAAGCCACGAAGCTTATCCTAGAGGAATTGCACGAAGGAATTTGTGGGAGCCATACAGGGGATAGGTCCTTGTCTCATAGAGCCATCACCCAAGGTTACTGGTGGCCAAGCATGCAGAAAGAGGCGCAAGAATACGTGAAGAAGTTTACCCCAAACATACATCAATCAGGAGGGACCCTCAATCCGCTGTCTAGCCCTTGGCCGTTCGCGtagtggggcttggatatcctaGAATCATTTCCTAAAGCAGTGGGGAACAAAAGATTCCATCTCGTCGGCactgattatttcacaaaatgggtcgaAACTGAGCCACTGGCAAACATTAGAGACTTAGATgctaagaaatttatttggaaGAACATCGTCACCAGGTTCGGAGTTCCTcacaccctaatctcggacaaCAGTCTCTAGTTCGATAGTAAAGCTTTCAGAAGGTATTGCAGCGAGTTGGGAATTGCGAATAGATACTCCTTACCGGCTTACCCACAGGGGAATGGGCAGGCCAAAGTTGTCAACAAAGTCATAGTAAATGGGCTGAAGAAGAGGTTagacgacgcgaaagggagatgggtggaagaaTTGCCCCATGTCCTGTGGATGTATCGCACCACGCCACGCAGATCCACGGGggagacccccttttcgatgacctATGGAGCTGAGGCTGTCATTCCTCTAGAAACAAACTTCCCAACACTGAAGACTAGCACATT
This genomic stretch from Quercus robur chromosome 4, dhQueRobu3.1, whole genome shotgun sequence harbors:
- the LOC126723470 gene encoding probable carboxylesterase 17, encoding MVQAKKIVEEVSGWLRVYDDGSVDRTWTGPPDVKFMAEPVPPHHEFVDGVATHDVKNSGKLRARIYLPEKNPDEENVKFPILLHFHGGGFCISQADWYMYYNMYTRMARSARVICVSVYLRLAPDHRLPTAIDDGYSALLWLSSLAKGESHEPWLNKNADFNRVFLIGDSSGGNIVHEVAARAGKIDLSPLRLAGAIPIHPGYVRSERSKSELEQPQSPFLTLDMVDKFLSLALPLGCNKDHPITCPMGQAAPPLEGLNLPPLLLCIAEKDLILDTEMEYYEALKKANKDVGLLTSPGMGHSFYLNKIAVDMDPNTAAQTTGLIAGITEFVNKH
- the LOC126722454 gene encoding uncharacterized protein LOC126722454, with the protein product MSVARLPAKADDRESKRAKGMASPILGFSDENKVGTIQPHDDALVVTLRIGGYDVKRVLVDQGSTVEVMYPDLYNGLKLRPEDLTAYDSPLVSFEGKTVTLKGQIRLPIQTGSNIVEVDFIVVDAYSPYTAIVARPWLHALGAISSTLHQKVKYPSEAPVLAPGGGGPAEEASCEDLEKVLVGFDSERFFHVGSELPPQEKEKLIDFLKENVDVFAWDAYKAPGVDPNFICHHLNVSPAVTPKKQPSRQPSKEHADAVREEVMKLKKAGAIKEVFYPE